AAAACAGGAGATTCTCTGTTGTTTTTTCCATCAATACTTCTGATGAATGCGATTTTATTACTTCCTCCGCCCAACACAATCATCGCAATCCGATCGTTCACCGGAATCGCGATGAATACCGCCTCAAGCGCGGCACCCATCGAGAACTCCACATGCAATTGATAGCTGCCCGAAATTTCCAGGGGCAATTCAATGCGCGATGCGAGCATGGCCTCACACGCAACCCCATCAGGTGCCTTTGACCACTTTCCCTTGATCGGTCCGCGATCGAAATCGATGTCCGGCAACAGATCAATCCACTCGTTGGGCTTGATATCTGCGAGCCGGCCCATTGCCGGCGGAGCGTACCCACCGACTTTGTCCAAATCAACACTGACCTGACTCACGAAGAGTCGAGCCTTGTCTTTGTCCACGGCCGGCTGATCGATGTAGCGATTCAAATACGTCAGTGATCGACTGAGCATGAAGCGCCGTGACACATCATCCGCCTTCGCCGCAAGGTCGCGGTACCATAAAGCCTCATTGAGCAGCGTTTCGCTGTCGAGTTCGCTGATCGGCTTGTTGGCGCTTTGAATGTGTTGACGTAAGGCGTCGTCGCTGAGTTTGTCGGCAAGCGCCAACGCGGCGGCGGGGTCGTCGAGGTCGACGAGGTGGAGCATCACCGCCTGTTGCAACGCTGCGGGGTCGCCGGCATTGATTTTCGGTTCGAGAATTGCAAGGCGGGACTGGATACTGACCTGACGCGTGGCGGCGTCGAGTTTGCTCGCGATGGCGTCGGCGTATGGGGACTGAATGGCGCGGGCGAGCGTCGAGGCGCGGCGAAGGTCGCGGACGGCGGACTTGGCGTCGCCGGCGGCGGCTTCGGCGTCGGCGAGGTGTTGGAGGGCGAGGAGCACCGCTTCGCCGGCGGAGGCCTTGTCGGGGCCGCGCGCGATGGCGTATTGCTTGGTGCGGATGGCGACGGCTTCGTTCCATGCGTCGATACGCTTGTCCGGCGCGGCGTCGGCGAGCATGCTCATGGCGTCAACGGCCGTGTCGTATCCCTCGGGCATCGACTTCGTCAGGTCGTAGGCGTTCTGACAGAGGACGGGGATCATCGGCGAGCCGGGCTTCTCGCGGGCGGCGGCGGTGAGCAGATCGCGCGCGAGGGCCAAATCGTCATCGCGCTGCGGCGTGGCCTGCGCGGCTTTGAGCTTCGGGCCGTAGACCTGATTGAAAAGGTCGGCGGTTTCGTCGGCGCGGGCGGCACGGGGAAGGATGAACAGGACGAGCGCGGCAAGGAGACATGCGAGAAGGCAAATGCGCCGCAAGTGTGACATGGGGCGGACTCCGGAAGGGATGCTCAAAGAAGGATAACGCGCTCGCTTCGGCGAGGCGAATCGACGCGGTATTTCATCGTGCTCGTGCTCGTCAACGTGCTCGTTCCTCGTTCTCGAAAAAATTTGAATCGATGACGAGCACGATGAACGAGAACGGTTTTACCCCCTCTCCCGCCGGGAGAGGGCTGGGGTGAGGGTGCGTTTAAGTACGGGCTGCATCCGATGCGAAGCGCGCCATACTCCGGGCCACCCTCACCCTGACCCTCTCCCGGAGGGAGAGGGGACCGGAAGGCTTCGTGCATGTACACGGTTTTTCGGGGGGAGGCGAATTGGGAGATGGCAAAGGTCGGCGCATGGGCGTTGCGTTTTTCGCGCACCGGGATGGCAAAAAGCGCACGGGCGGGACGAAAAGCGCATGAGGGTGACGCGTGAGTGTTATAAGTTCTGAAAAAGCGCGCATGGGCGCGCCCGATGCCGGTGCGCTGGTGCGCACGGGCGCGCCTGTGCGCGCTTTGCGTCAGCGTGACGTGCGAAATGTCGCGATATTGAGATGGGAATGAGGGCGCACAGGCGTGGGAAAAAAGTCGGTGGATTCCGCGCGGGTGCGCGAGGGGGAGACGGCGCAGGCGGGGTCAGGTGAAGAGTTTTTGCTGGTGGCGTTCGAGGTCGAGTTTACCGATGGGGGAGGCGACGTCGAGGGGGTATCGGCCGGAGAAACAGGCGGTGCAGTAGTTGTCCGACGGATGGGAGACGCACTTGAGCATGCCTTCGAGGGAGAGGAAGTGCAGACTGTCGACGCCGAGGTAGGCGGCGATTTCGGCGACGGTGCGGTTGTTGGCGATGAGCTGGGAGGGGTCGGGGAAGTCGATGCCGAAGTAGCAGCCGTGGCGGATGGGCGGGCAGGAGATTCGGAAGTGGATTTCCTTGGCTCCGGCGCGGCGGAGTTGAGCCATTTTGCCGCGGGTGGTGGTGCCGCGGACGATGGAGTCGTCGACGACGATGATGCGCTGGCCCTTGACGACTTCCTCGACGACGTTGAGCTTGAGTTGGACGGCCTGATTGCGCTGGGCCTGGGTGGGTTGAATGAAGGTGCGTCCGACGTAGCGGTTGGGGACGATGCCTTCGCGCATGGGGAGTTTGGCTTGCCGGGCGTACCCCATGGCGGCGGAGCGGCCGGAGTCGGGCATGGGCATGACGAAATCGGCATCGACGGGGGCTTCGAGCGCCATCTGTTCGCCGAGGCGTTCGCGGACGATCTGGACGGTGTCGCCGAAGATTTTGCTGGAGGGGTTGGCGAAGTAGACGTGTTCGAAGATGCAGTGCGCGGGCTGGGTATTTTGGGCGAAGTGTCGGCTGGTCACGCCGGCGTCGGAGAGGGTCACGATCTCGCCGGGCTCGATTTCGCGGATGGTCTTAGCGCCGATGGCGTCGAGCGCGACGGATTCGCTGGCGACGCAGGGGTGGCCCTCTGCGGTCTGTCCGAGGACGAGCGGTCGGAAGCCCCAGGGGTCGCGGGCGGCTTCGAGTCGATCGTTGTGGAGAATGACGAGACTGTAGGCGCCCTGAAGATGCTGAAGGGCATGAAAAAGCGGGTCGGCTTTGTCGGCATGATTGGGGGCGGCGAGGAGGTGGAAGATCACTTCCGTGTCGGTGGTGGTGTGAAAGATGTGGCCCTGTTTTTCGAAGCGCTGGCGGAGGAGCCCGGCGTTGATGAGGTTGCCGTTGTGGCCGATGGCGACCTGTCCGGCGGAGAATTCCTGAAGGAGGGGTTGGCAGTTGGCGAGGCGGCTGGAGCCGGTGGTGGAGTAGCGGTTGTGCCCGATGGCGGCGTGGCCGGAGAGGTCGGCGAGGATGCGGCTGTTGAAGACTTCGGAGACGAGCCCCATGCCGGTGTGGCCGGAGAGGTTCTGCCCATCGGTGACGACGATGCCGGCGGATTCCTGCCCGCGGTGCTGCTGTGCGAAGAGGGCAAAATAGGCCAGATGGGCGCTATCGGCGGGCCCCCAGACACCAAAAACGCCACACTTTTCTTTTTTTTCACCGTCCATGGTTTACTCGGGAGGCGGGGCGGGGATGGAAAGCTTCACGTTAGCGACCCATTCCCGAACGGTCAAGGAAGCGGCCGCGCGGGTCTGCCCGGAGGCGCGACAAGCGGACGCGCCCGATGGGCATGGCCCCGCCGGTTATGCGGACGCAGCGCGCCGCCCATGTCGAAAAACCCTTAAAAAACAGCGGTATCGTCCGCATAATCGTCAAAAAAAGAATGACTGATATATTTGACTCGACCCCTTTGCGTGCTATGTTTTAATTGTCAGTGGTCGAAGTGAACGTCGACGACTGGGGACCATATCACACTTGCGTCCCAGCGACCCACGACCTTCACCTGCCCCTTAGATTTCCCGGGGGGACGACCGCTTGAGTGTAAGACTGGTTCGGTGGACCGGAGCAACAGGCGCTGTCGCGTGCGCCTGGAGACGCAAGTGTGAACAGGGACGATTCAAAACGCCGCGTGCTCGAATCGACCGACATCGTCGGCCTGATTTCCGAACATGTGGTTCTCAAGCCCCGCGGACGCGAGTTCGTCGGGCTTTGCCCGTTCCACGATGACAAAAATCCGTCCATGAACGTCGTGCCGCACAAGCAGATGTACCATTGCTTTTCCTGCGGCGCCGGCGGCGATGCGTACAGCTTCGTCATGGCGTACCACAAAATGACCTTCCCCGAGGCGATGCAGTTCCTCGCCGACCGGGCGCACATCGAACTTCCCAAGCACGGCAAGCGCGAAGGCGGCGACGAACCGACGATGTCGCAGCGCATTGCCCAAGCCAACAAACTCGCCGTCGATTACTTCCGCCGCATGCTCGCCGAGCCCAAGACCGGCGCGATCGCCCGCAAGTACCTCGGCGAACGGCGCATCAACGATGCGATGATCGAAGCGTTCGCGATCGGCGTCGCGCCCGATGCATGGGACGCGCTGGCGAATCTCGTCGAGAAAAATCGCTGGGACCGCAAGGCGTTCGAGCAGGCCGGGCTCATCGCGGTCCGCAAGTCCGGCGACGGATACATGGACAAGATGCGTCATCGCCTGATCTTCCCGATCATGGACGCCATCGGCCGCCCGATCGCCTTCGGCGGCCGCGTCCTGCCCGACGGCACGCGCGAGGACAAGTCCGACGCCAAGTATCTCAACAGCCCCGAAACCCCCCTCTTCAATAAGTCCGCCACGCTGTTCGGCCTGAACCTGGCGCATAAAGCCATCAGCGACTCGCGCACCGCCGTCATTGTCGAGGGCTACACCGATGTCATCGCCGCGCATCAGGCCGGCGTGAAGAACGTCGTCGCCACGCTCGGCACCGCGTTGACGGCTGATCATGCGAAGGTGCTGCGTCGCTACGGTGATCGCGTGGTGCTCGTGTTCGACGCCGACGAAGCGGGACAGAAGGCGGCGGACCGGGCGCTGCAGGTGTTCTTCAACGAGCCCATCGACGTCGTCATCGCCGTGTTGCCCGACGGGCTTGACCCGGCGGATCTGTTCGCGGAGGCGGAGGGCGTTTCGCGCTGGCATCAGGCGATCGACGAAGCCGCCGATGCGATGACGTTCCAGTTCCGCCGCGTGCGGGCGAACTTCAACGCCGCCGACTCGCTGGCCGGCAAACAGCGCATCACCGAAGACTACCTCCGCACGCTCGTGCAGTTGGGTCTTGCGAAGATCGACGCCGCCCGTCGCGGGCTGGTGCTGGCGCGTGTGGCCGACATGCTGCTTCTGGATGCGGCAAGCGTGGACAAAATGATTCGTCAGATCGCCGGTGCGCGTCCGGCGCCGATCGCGGCGGAGATGGAAGCCGCCGACGCCGCCGATCTTCGCCGCCCCACCGCCGCCGAGCAGGCCCAGCAGCTTATCGTCGGCTGCCTGCTCAATGAGCCGGCCCTGTTTCACGCCCTCATGCCCGACGGCCGCGCCTTCTGCGAGACCATCGGGCATGCGGACTTTTCGGCGGGGCCGATCCATGACCTTTACGCCGACCTCTACGAGTGGCTCACCGAACATGACACGCTCGCGCCTTCGGACCTCCGCACTTTGCTCAAAGAGGAAAACAGGATTCAACACGCCCTACAATGGCAGATGCACGTGGCCCGCCTCACCCAAACGGGGGCCACGCGCGTCGATGAGTTGCTCGCCGCCAACGCCAAAGCGCTCATCGATCAGCGCAGCAATGACGAATACCAGCATCAGAAGATGCTGCTTAGAGAGACGCAGGCCCAACAGGAAGATCGCGACCTGGAAGCCCAGACACAGCGGCTGGAACTGGCTATCGCTCACGCCAAGGCCAATCCCTCCGCGCGTCGCTTCCCCCGCGTGGTTCGATGACGGATGCGAACGAGAGGGTCATGGAACGTCGACCCGCCGACAGACTAACTCAACGATTGGTTTGGAGTGCTGACCTTGATCGCTGACATTCACCCGGCCGTGGCGGAACTGGAAGAACGCTCGAAAAAGCGTGGGTTCGTCACGTATGACGAGATCAACGAGACGCTGCCCGACGAGTGGGTCGAGCCGGACAAGCTTGACGAGCTGCTCGTGCGGTTCCGCTCGCTGGGGGTGCGGATGGTCGATTCGCGGACACTCAAGAACGGGGACGGCGCCGTCAAGTTCGCCGAGGACGCCAAGCCGGCCCGCGCCGCCAAGGCACCGGCGGTGAAGATGCCCGTCGAGGACGAAGTCGACGCCGACGGCGAAGCGCCGGTCGCGCGTGCGGAGATGGAAGACCCGTCCAGCCGCCGCATCGACGACCCGGTCCGCATGTACCTGACGCAGATGGGCGAGATCAGTCTGCTGACCCGCTCCGAGGAAATCCGCCTCGCCAAGAAGATCGAGACCTGCCGCATGATCTTCCGCCGCAAGGTCCTCGAGAACGACTACTCCATCCAGCACACCTTCGACACCCTCGAGCTCGTGCACTCCGGCGAACTGCCGTTCGACCGCACGATGAAGATCGCCACCAACGAGGACGGCGCGAAGGAGAAGATCTCCGCCCGCATTCCCAACAACCTCAAGACGGTCCGCCGGCTCCTCGAACTCAACCGCGAGGACTGGCAGCAGCTCGAAGCCAATCCGCGCATGGCCAAAGCCGCCCGCGAGGAACTGAAGCTTCAGATTCACCGCCGCCGCCGCAAGATGGCGACGCTCATCGAAGAGCTTTCGCTCCGCACGAGCCGCATTCAGCCGATGCTTCACAAGCTCAAGAGCATCTGCCGCAAGATGCGCCAGCTCGAGCGCGACCTGAAGCGCGCGGAGCAGGCGCCCAATCGCTTCGATCCCGAAGACATCATGGTGATGCGTGAGGAACTCAACGGCCTCCGCTCCCTCGTGCTCTGCGAGCCCGACGAACTTTCCGCCAACGTCGAGGACATCCTCGTCGTGTTCAACGAATACGAGCAGGCCAAGCGCGATCTGTCCGGCGGTAACCTCCGCCTCGTCGTCTCCATCGCCAAAAAGTACCGCAACCGCGGCCTGTCCTTCCTGGACATCATCCAGGAAGGCAACACCGGCCTGATGCGCGCCGTCGACAAGTACGAATACAAGCGCGGCTACAAGTTCTCGACCTACGCCACCTGGTGGATCCGTCAGGCCATCACCCGCGCGATCGCCGACCACGCCCGCACCATCCGCATCCCGGTCCACATGATCGAGACGATGAGCCGGCTGCGGAACATCACCAAGCAGCTCGTGCAGGAACTGGGCCGCGAACCGACCGTCGAAGAGGTCGCCAAAATCGCCAAAATGAGCACCACGGAGACCCGCCGGGTGCTGAAGATTTCGCGCCATCCGATCAGTCTTGACCGCCCCGTCGGCGAGTCGGAAGACTCGTATTTCGGAGACTTTATAGAAGACGAGTCCGCCGAGGCCCCCACCGACACCGCCAGCCATCAGATGCTCCGCGAGCGCATCGAGGCCGTCCTTAAAACCCTGACCTACCGGGAACGCGAAATTATCAAGTTGCGTTACGGCATTGGCGATGGATATACTTATACGCTTGAAGAAGTGGGTCGCATCTTCAAGGTGACCCGCGAACGCGTGCGGCAGGTCGAAGCCAAAGCGCTCCGAAAACTGCAGCACCCCGTCCGGTCCCGCAAGCTCGTCGGCTTCCTCGACGGCAGCGGCCCGGAGGAAATCTGACCCGGTCCTCGCAGAGTTGTTCAAACCTGCATTCCGAATCGCCCCGCCTGAGCGATGTTGCAACCGCTCGGCGGGTTTTTATTTGGTGATCCCATTCAGCGACGCCGCTCGCGGCGTGATCTTCATCATCAAACAAAGCACGCCGCGAGCGGGGTCGCCAAATGGGATCACGCGAGGATGGCGTTGACGACTTCGGGTTTGTCGCTGGGGCCGATCAGGCGATTGTTCAGACCCTGGAAGGGGAAATGGAACTGGAACGGGTCGAGGCCGAGCAAGTGCAGGATGGTGGCCTGCAAGTCATGAATCTCGACGGCGTCGGTCGCGGGGTAGTAGCCGATGTCATCGGTCTGGCCATGCGCGAGTCCGCCCTTGATGCCGCCGCCGGCGAGCCAGACGGTGTAGCCGTAGGGATGATGATCGCGGCCGATGAATCCGGGTTTGCGTGCGGCGTTATTGGCGGTGTTGTTCTGCATCATGGGCGTGCGTCCGAACTCGGCGCCCCAGACGACGAGCGTCGTTTCTAATAGCCCGCGCTGTTTCAGATCGCGCAGCAGGCCGGCGACGGCGCGGTCGATCTGCGCGGCCTTGATCGGCAGCATGCCGTCGATCGATTCGCGGGCGCTGTTGGCGTGATGGTCCCAGCCCCAATCGTAAAGCTGCACGAAGCGCACGCCGTTCTCGACAAGCCGGCGGGCGAGCAGGCAGTTGTTGGCGAACGTGGCGTCGTGCTCGGAGTGCACGGTGCGCGGGTCGGCGGTGGTCGTATCCGCTTCCGAGACGTAGCCGGGCTTCGCGCCGTACATCTCCAAAATATGCGCCGGCTCGCGCGAAATGTCCATCACCTCCGGCACGGCCGTCTGCATGCGGTACGCCAACTCGTACTGCGCGATCCGCGTGAGCGTCTCCGGGTCGCCGGCCAGCTCAAGCTGTTGCTCGTTGATGCGGCGGATCGTGTCGAGCGTCTGACGGCGAAGCGTTGCGTCCATACCCTTCGGATTCGACAGATACAGCACCGGCTCGCCCGTCGTGCGGCATTGCACGCCTTGATACACGCTGGGTAAAAAGCCCGAGCCCCACAGCGACTTGCCCCCGCTGGGCGTCTTGCCGCCGGAAAGCAGCACGACGAAACCCGGCAGATTTTCGTTCTCCGAGCCGAGCCCGTACGTGACCCACGACCCCATCGACGGATAGCCGAGCCGCGGATTGCCGGTCTGCACATAAAGCTGCGCCGGGGCGTGGTTGAACTGATCCGTGTGCATCGAACGGATGACGCAGGTTTCGTCCACGACCGATGCGAACTGCGGCAACAGTTCGCTGATCCATTGCCCGCTCTGCCCGTGCTGCGCGAATTTGAACTGCGGCGCGAGCATGCTCGGCACGCCCTTGATGAATGCGAACCGCTTGCCCTTGATGTACTCGTCCGGGCACGGTTTGCCGTCGAATTTCACCAGCGCCGGCTTGTAATCGAGCAGATCCACCTGCGACGGCGCCCCCGCCATGTGCAGATAGATCACCGACTTGGCCTTGGGCGCATAAAACGGCGGGCGCGGCGCCATCGGGTTCTTGTGCGGCTTCATCGCCGTCGCGCCGCTGGCGCGCTCCGCGCCGAGCATCGACCCCAGCGCGATCCCGCCCAGCCCCAGGCCCGCCCGGCCCAACAGGTGGCGGCGCGTCATCGCCTTGACGTTCTCCATGTGCGGATTCATCGCTTCGATTTTCATAGGTATGGCCTCAGGGCTTGATGACGGTTTCGTCGAGGTTCATGATCACATTCGCGGCGGTCGTCCACGTCGCAAGCTCGATGGGCGACTCGCCGTTCTGCGCGGCCGTGTGCGCCGATTCGATCAGCGCCGCGGCGACGCTGGGGTCGTCGGCGAAGTGCCGCGTCACCTGATCGATCAGCTCACGCAACGCGGCGAGCTCCTCCGCACGCGGCGCTCGCGCCAGCAGGCGGCGATACCCGATCGAAAGGCGCGACCCGACCTCCGGCCCGCCCTCGGCGATCATCTTCCGCGCCAGCGCCCCCGCCGCTTCCAGGTACACCTCGTCGTTGAGCGTGACCAGCGCGGCCAGCGGGGTGTTCGTGCGGATGCGACGCATCTGACAAACCTCCCGGCTCCCCGCGTCGAAATTCAACATCGACGGATACGGGCTTGTGCGACGCCAGTACGTGTACAGCGCCCGCCGATAGCGGTCCTCGTTGTCGGGCGTCTGCCATTGAGCGCCGCTGTAAATCGCCTTCCAAACGCCCGGCGGCTGCGGCGGCATCACCGGCGGACCGTACATCTTCGCCGACAACAAACCCGACGCCGCCAGCGCCTGATCGCGCACCTGCTCGGCCGTCAGACGAAAGCGCGGCCCGCGGCTGATGAGCACATTCCGAGGGTCGGCTTCGAGCTTGGCGGGCGTGAGCTTCGAACTCTGTCGGTACGCCGCGGACATGACCATCTCTTTGAGCATCCTCTTGCGCGACCAGCCGAGCGTGTCGCGGAACTCGATCGCCATGAAGTCCAGCAGCGGTTGATCGCTCGGCGGCGTGCCCTGCGTGCCGAAGTCTTCTTCGGTTTCGACAATGCCCATGCCGAACAGCCGCGCCCAGAGCCGATTGACCGCCACGCGCGCCGTCAGCGGGTTGGCCGGATCGACGAACCACTGCGCGACGCCCAGTCGATTCGCCGGGGCGCCTTTCGGCAGCGGGCCGAACGCGGCGGGGATGGTCGCGTGCACTTCATCGCCGTGATCGAGGAAGTTGCCGCGCACCTGGATGAAGGTCTTGCGCTGCTGATTGTCCGGCAGTTCGCGCATGATCGGCATGGTCGTCGCGGCCTTGCCCGCCTCGTCCGCTTCCTTCTGAAGCGCCGTGAGGCGTTCGGTGAGCGTCTTCGTCGCCGGGTAGACCGCGCGGAAGGCGTCATCGAGCATCGCCTGCTGCTCGGTCGTGCGCTTGTCCATATCGATGGCGGCGAGTTGTGCGACATCCACGCCGAGCGACGGCGCGAGTGTTTTGACGTCCGCGCTGCTGGCGGACAGCCGCACGTGTCCGAGCACCAGACCGTGCCCGTAGAGCTGGCGAATCGTGAACGTCAGCGTCGCGCCGGCGGTGACGTCGATCGGCTGCGCCAGTTCGAACATCGCGGCATGGGGCTGGCCTTTCTGTGGTGAAACGGCCCAGCCCGTCTTGTCGACGCCATCGATCGCGCCGCCGATCGGCCAGTTATCCTGCTCGAAGTCGGCGCGCCCCTTGGCGAGTTTGATCGGCTTGTCGGCACCGCCTTCGCGGAGCACGAGGGTCAGCTCATTGATGACGAAATTCGGGTCGGCCGCCGATCTCCCCGGCCCGCCGCGCGGCAGCGAAGGATCGGTCAATGTTTCGATGCGTACGGCCGTGAGCTTCGAGCCGGGCAACGATGCGGTGATTGTGTACGTGTCGGTGTCGGGGAGTGTGCCGGCGGCGAGGATGGAGCCATCGTCCTGCACGGTAAGCTTCGCCCCTCCGGCGCTGACCGCCTGCATCGGCGCGAGCGTCAGCCACTTCGCCGGCCCGGCGATCTGTTTCTCCCATGCGGTGCGCGCTGCGACGAAATCCGGCGTGATCGTGTCACGCTCCTTTTGAATCGCCGCGATCTGCGCTGTGAGCGCGGCGAGTCGCTGCGTCTGCTCGATGCTCGGCGTGGGAATGCGCGGGCGATCATCCGGCTTGTCCGAGTCCTCCGTCTGGTTGAAAAAGGCGTAAAATCCGTAGTATTCCGTCTGCGTGATCGGATCGTACTTGTGCGAGTGACACTTGGCGCAGCCCATCGTCAGACCCATCCAGACCTGCACGGTCGTATCGACGCGATCCTTGACCGCCGCGACGCGGAACTCCTCGTCGTCGGTCCCGCCTTCGTCGTTGGTCATCGTGTTGCGATTGAAAGCGGTGGCGATGAGCTGATCGGTCGTCGCCCCCGGAACCAGGTCGCCGGCGACCTGTTCGAGGGTGAACTCGTCATAAGGCATGTCCACGTTGTACGCTTCAATGACCCAGTCGCGATAGCGCCAGATATCGCGGTGATTATCTTTTTCATAGCCCTTCGAGTCGGCGTAGCGCGCCAGGTCGAGCCACATCGACGCCCAATGCTCCCCGTAGCGCGGCGAAGCGAGCAGACGATCGACGACCTTCTCATACGCCTCGGGCGATCGATCGCTGACGAACGCGTCGACTTCGGCGGGCGTCGGCGGCAGACCGATCAGGTCGAGCGACACGCGGCGAATCAGCGTGGTGCGATCGGCTTCGGGCTCCGGCGAGAGCCCCGCTGCTTCGAGCTTGGCGAGGACGAAACGGTCGATGGCATTGCGCGGCCAGTCGGTGTGCTTGACCACCGGCGGGTCGAGGCGCTGCGGCGCGATGAACGACCAATGCTTCAGAGCATCGGCGGCGAACGCATGTGTGGCGAACATCAAAAGGAAAACAAGCGGCAACCCGCTGCGACAAAGCTGTCGAAGAC
Above is a window of Planctomycetota bacterium DNA encoding:
- a CDS encoding amidophosphoribosyltransferase, with the translated sequence MDGEKKEKCGVFGVWGPADSAHLAYFALFAQQHRGQESAGIVVTDGQNLSGHTGMGLVSEVFNSRILADLSGHAAIGHNRYSTTGSSRLANCQPLLQEFSAGQVAIGHNGNLINAGLLRQRFEKQGHIFHTTTDTEVIFHLLAAPNHADKADPLFHALQHLQGAYSLVILHNDRLEAARDPWGFRPLVLGQTAEGHPCVASESVALDAIGAKTIREIEPGEIVTLSDAGVTSRHFAQNTQPAHCIFEHVYFANPSSKIFGDTVQIVRERLGEQMALEAPVDADFVMPMPDSGRSAAMGYARQAKLPMREGIVPNRYVGRTFIQPTQAQRNQAVQLKLNVVEEVVKGQRIIVVDDSIVRGTTTRGKMAQLRRAGAKEIHFRISCPPIRHGCYFGIDFPDPSQLIANNRTVAEIAAYLGVDSLHFLSLEGMLKCVSHPSDNYCTACFSGRYPLDVASPIGKLDLERHQQKLFT
- a CDS encoding DNA primase; this translates as MSRAPGDASVNRDDSKRRVLESTDIVGLISEHVVLKPRGREFVGLCPFHDDKNPSMNVVPHKQMYHCFSCGAGGDAYSFVMAYHKMTFPEAMQFLADRAHIELPKHGKREGGDEPTMSQRIAQANKLAVDYFRRMLAEPKTGAIARKYLGERRINDAMIEAFAIGVAPDAWDALANLVEKNRWDRKAFEQAGLIAVRKSGDGYMDKMRHRLIFPIMDAIGRPIAFGGRVLPDGTREDKSDAKYLNSPETPLFNKSATLFGLNLAHKAISDSRTAVIVEGYTDVIAAHQAGVKNVVATLGTALTADHAKVLRRYGDRVVLVFDADEAGQKAADRALQVFFNEPIDVVIAVLPDGLDPADLFAEAEGVSRWHQAIDEAADAMTFQFRRVRANFNAADSLAGKQRITEDYLRTLVQLGLAKIDAARRGLVLARVADMLLLDAASVDKMIRQIAGARPAPIAAEMEAADAADLRRPTAAEQAQQLIVGCLLNEPALFHALMPDGRAFCETIGHADFSAGPIHDLYADLYEWLTEHDTLAPSDLRTLLKEENRIQHALQWQMHVARLTQTGATRVDELLAANAKALIDQRSNDEYQHQKMLLRETQAQQEDRDLEAQTQRLELAIAHAKANPSARRFPRVVR
- the rpoD gene encoding RNA polymerase sigma factor RpoD — translated: MADIHPAVAELEERSKKRGFVTYDEINETLPDEWVEPDKLDELLVRFRSLGVRMVDSRTLKNGDGAVKFAEDAKPARAAKAPAVKMPVEDEVDADGEAPVARAEMEDPSSRRIDDPVRMYLTQMGEISLLTRSEEIRLAKKIETCRMIFRRKVLENDYSIQHTFDTLELVHSGELPFDRTMKIATNEDGAKEKISARIPNNLKTVRRLLELNREDWQQLEANPRMAKAAREELKLQIHRRRRKMATLIEELSLRTSRIQPMLHKLKSICRKMRQLERDLKRAEQAPNRFDPEDIMVMREELNGLRSLVLCEPDELSANVEDILVVFNEYEQAKRDLSGGNLRLVVSIAKKYRNRGLSFLDIIQEGNTGLMRAVDKYEYKRGYKFSTYATWWIRQAITRAIADHARTIRIPVHMIETMSRLRNITKQLVQELGREPTVEEVAKIAKMSTTETRRVLKISRHPISLDRPVGESEDSYFGDFIEDESAEAPTDTASHQMLRERIEAVLKTLTYREREIIKLRYGIGDGYTYTLEEVGRIFKVTRERVRQVEAKALRKLQHPVRSRKLVGFLDGSGPEEI
- a CDS encoding DUF1501 domain-containing protein, with product MNPHMENVKAMTRRHLLGRAGLGLGGIALGSMLGAERASGATAMKPHKNPMAPRPPFYAPKAKSVIYLHMAGAPSQVDLLDYKPALVKFDGKPCPDEYIKGKRFAFIKGVPSMLAPQFKFAQHGQSGQWISELLPQFASVVDETCVIRSMHTDQFNHAPAQLYVQTGNPRLGYPSMGSWVTYGLGSENENLPGFVVLLSGGKTPSGGKSLWGSGFLPSVYQGVQCRTTGEPVLYLSNPKGMDATLRRQTLDTIRRINEQQLELAGDPETLTRIAQYELAYRMQTAVPEVMDISREPAHILEMYGAKPGYVSEADTTTADPRTVHSEHDATFANNCLLARRLVENGVRFVQLYDWGWDHHANSARESIDGMLPIKAAQIDRAVAGLLRDLKQRGLLETTLVVWGAEFGRTPMMQNNTANNAARKPGFIGRDHHPYGYTVWLAGGGIKGGLAHGQTDDIGYYPATDAVEIHDLQATILHLLGLDPFQFHFPFQGLNNRLIGPSDKPEVVNAILA
- a CDS encoding DUF1549 domain-containing protein, whose protein sequence is MFATHAFAADALKHWSFIAPQRLDPPVVKHTDWPRNAIDRFVLAKLEAAGLSPEPEADRTTLIRRVSLDLIGLPPTPAEVDAFVSDRSPEAYEKVVDRLLASPRYGEHWASMWLDLARYADSKGYEKDNHRDIWRYRDWVIEAYNVDMPYDEFTLEQVAGDLVPGATTDQLIATAFNRNTMTNDEGGTDDEEFRVAAVKDRVDTTVQVWMGLTMGCAKCHSHKYDPITQTEYYGFYAFFNQTEDSDKPDDRPRIPTPSIEQTQRLAALTAQIAAIQKERDTITPDFVAARTAWEKQIAGPAKWLTLAPMQAVSAGGAKLTVQDDGSILAAGTLPDTDTYTITASLPGSKLTAVRIETLTDPSLPRGGPGRSAADPNFVINELTLVLREGGADKPIKLAKGRADFEQDNWPIGGAIDGVDKTGWAVSPQKGQPHAAMFELAQPIDVTAGATLTFTIRQLYGHGLVLGHVRLSASSADVKTLAPSLGVDVAQLAAIDMDKRTTEQQAMLDDAFRAVYPATKTLTERLTALQKEADEAGKAATTMPIMRELPDNQQRKTFIQVRGNFLDHGDEVHATIPAAFGPLPKGAPANRLGVAQWFVDPANPLTARVAVNRLWARLFGMGIVETEEDFGTQGTPPSDQPLLDFMAIEFRDTLGWSRKRMLKEMVMSAAYRQSSKLTPAKLEADPRNVLISRGPRFRLTAEQVRDQALAASGLLSAKMYGPPVMPPQPPGVWKAIYSGAQWQTPDNEDRYRRALYTYWRRTSPYPSMLNFDAGSREVCQMRRIRTNTPLAALVTLNDEVYLEAAGALARKMIAEGGPEVGSRLSIGYRRLLARAPRAEELAALRELIDQVTRHFADDPSVAAALIESAHTAAQNGESPIELATWTTAANVIMNLDETVIKP